Proteins encoded together in one Orrella marina window:
- a CDS encoding glycoside hydrolase family 31 protein — protein MNLDTLKLLESSASKHLFDAGSGSRLVVEPHAPGMYRLRIGESDAVASDLPARPRARAQAEMLLARAEVIGEAELTVVQEPASWLIRHGQTGVILGQSPFRISLVRFDEEDRMHPVASSTSDGICHQDGHWSVAMELRPDEAVHGLGQTSTDLNRRGEYIVSDDPAHRALPLAWSPTGWGLYVNAPGRTDHDVGVDDPNAYRVYFQSPVFDIFLFAGDPGDILNQYTALTGRAGQPSLWALGAWLRQPRDCSASQLLELVRKLREQGVCLDAVMMREPMAWSFNEAKLSLEWDAERFPDPKRALDLFASESVHVCLPTLPAIKASSSTFAELEDRGWLLANEDTADACVFTGNDVTGGDDFALLDLTHKDVYQVWTERHRQLAEDGVAAVSCSTQFDIPDDITARSGESGAVLRTLYPVLTRTALFEAWAGNKVPPEGVVLTSDLMPAAQRFPWQAPTVVEQSWGGMCEAIRLALSTGSSGVPLQMLAIGDESQDPATVDTQLTLRWLAMAVFSGNFQFENPAALMSDKWDDTSREAMAHWMQWRYRLIPYVLGAIEDAARTGLPVQRSMAMSFPADLVAHEWDTQYLLGPAVLVAPVTHPGKQTEIYLPEGDAWWDLATGWRYEGGTTLTLEVGLDSIPLFGREGHMLCLGPAASHTGEFNSARILEEVWMFGMPVHNPVVMRNKIRVMQMQGSSYIKGLEGLKIMPSEGLEVKRRGAEVRISRAR, from the coding sequence ATGAACCTAGACACACTCAAACTACTTGAGAGTAGCGCATCTAAACATCTCTTTGATGCAGGTTCTGGATCCAGGCTCGTTGTCGAACCGCATGCTCCAGGCATGTATCGTCTTCGCATTGGTGAGTCCGATGCGGTGGCGAGCGACCTGCCCGCCAGACCCCGCGCCCGAGCCCAGGCAGAAATGCTTCTGGCCCGGGCTGAAGTGATTGGTGAGGCCGAGCTCACAGTAGTCCAGGAACCCGCAAGCTGGCTGATTCGACACGGACAGACCGGGGTCATCCTCGGACAAAGTCCATTTCGTATTTCGCTGGTCCGGTTTGATGAAGAAGACCGGATGCATCCTGTTGCAAGCAGTACGTCTGACGGGATTTGCCATCAGGACGGGCACTGGAGTGTCGCAATGGAATTGCGACCCGATGAAGCCGTTCATGGTCTCGGACAGACTTCGACTGACTTGAACCGGCGAGGAGAGTACATTGTCTCGGACGATCCCGCTCATCGCGCGCTTCCACTTGCGTGGAGCCCGACAGGTTGGGGACTTTACGTCAATGCGCCCGGACGGACCGACCATGATGTTGGTGTCGATGACCCCAACGCTTACAGGGTCTACTTTCAGAGTCCGGTGTTTGACATATTCCTGTTTGCCGGTGATCCCGGGGATATTCTGAACCAGTACACAGCCTTGACGGGGCGAGCCGGACAACCCTCTCTGTGGGCGCTGGGTGCCTGGCTCCGGCAGCCCAGGGACTGTTCTGCGAGTCAGTTGCTCGAACTTGTGCGCAAACTGCGCGAACAGGGAGTTTGCCTTGACGCAGTCATGATGCGAGAGCCGATGGCCTGGAGTTTCAACGAGGCCAAGTTGTCGCTTGAGTGGGATGCCGAACGGTTCCCGGATCCGAAACGAGCACTTGATCTGTTTGCGAGCGAATCAGTTCACGTCTGTCTGCCCACACTGCCTGCTATCAAGGCAAGTTCGTCTACCTTTGCCGAGCTAGAGGATCGAGGCTGGTTGCTGGCAAATGAAGATACGGCGGATGCTTGTGTCTTTACAGGTAATGATGTCACCGGCGGGGATGATTTTGCGCTGCTTGATCTGACTCATAAGGACGTCTACCAGGTCTGGACCGAACGGCATCGTCAGTTGGCCGAGGACGGAGTCGCGGCCGTTTCTTGTAGCACCCAGTTCGATATTCCCGACGACATCACCGCGCGTTCTGGTGAGTCTGGTGCGGTTTTGCGTACGCTGTATCCTGTACTGACACGAACAGCGCTGTTCGAAGCCTGGGCCGGGAACAAGGTGCCGCCAGAAGGTGTTGTGCTGACCAGTGATCTGATGCCTGCGGCGCAGCGCTTCCCGTGGCAGGCACCCACCGTGGTAGAGCAGTCATGGGGAGGAATGTGCGAAGCCATTCGACTTGCGCTCTCGACGGGTTCCAGCGGTGTGCCTTTACAGATGCTTGCCATCGGAGACGAGAGCCAGGACCCCGCAACAGTTGATACGCAACTGACCTTGCGCTGGCTTGCCATGGCTGTTTTTTCCGGGAACTTCCAGTTCGAGAACCCGGCTGCCTTGATGTCTGATAAATGGGATGATACTTCTCGAGAAGCCATGGCGCACTGGATGCAATGGCGCTATCGTCTGATCCCTTATGTCCTGGGCGCGATCGAAGATGCGGCCAGGACCGGTTTGCCAGTCCAGCGATCCATGGCAATGAGCTTCCCGGCTGATCTAGTGGCGCATGAGTGGGATACGCAGTATCTCCTTGGTCCGGCTGTGCTGGTTGCACCTGTTACCCATCCCGGTAAGCAGACCGAGATCTACCTGCCTGAAGGAGATGCCTGGTGGGATCTGGCGACCGGGTGGCGTTATGAGGGAGGTACGACTTTGACACTGGAAGTCGGTCTGGACAGTATCCCGCTCTTTGGCCGTGAAGGTCACATGCTTTGCCTTGGGCCAGCTGCCAGTCACACGGGAGAGTTCAACTCGGCGCGCATACTCGAAGAGGTCTGGATGTTCGGTATGCCGGTTCACAACCCGGTTGTGATGCGTAACAAGATACGGGTCATGCAGATGCAAGGTTCGAGTTACATCAAGGGTCTGGAAGGTCTCAAGATCATGCCGTCAGAAGGGCTTGAGGTCAAGCGAAGAGGGGCGGAGGTCAGAATCTCCCGAGCCCGGTAA
- the ugpA gene encoding sn-glycerol-3-phosphate ABC transporter permease UgpA, producing the protein MTLKTQITFQSRWLPWALIAPQGLVVLVFFFWPAGQALMQSFQQTDAFGITTEWVGLENFRILLSDPSYWHSFRVTAIFSLLVAGLGLGLSLLLAVFADRIVRAAMVYRTLLIWPYAVAPAVAGVLWLFLFSPTVGVVARLLSSIGIEWNSLLNSAHAMTLIVVASVWKQISYNFLFFLAGLQSIPKSLTEAAILDGAGPWRRFWSIQFPLLSPVTFFLLVINIVYAFFDTFGIIDATTQGGPGKDTAILVYKVYFDGFKAMDLGSSAAQSVILMVLVIGLTAIQFKYVEKRVNY; encoded by the coding sequence ATGACACTAAAAACCCAAATCACGTTTCAGTCGCGATGGTTGCCATGGGCATTGATCGCTCCGCAGGGACTAGTGGTCCTGGTATTCTTTTTCTGGCCTGCCGGCCAGGCCCTGATGCAATCATTCCAGCAAACTGATGCGTTCGGCATTACGACCGAGTGGGTGGGACTAGAGAACTTCAGAATTCTGCTCTCGGACCCGTCTTACTGGCACTCATTTCGTGTCACTGCCATTTTTTCTCTTCTGGTTGCGGGACTGGGACTCGGCCTGTCTCTGCTGCTTGCGGTTTTTGCCGACCGGATCGTACGTGCAGCCATGGTTTACCGGACACTGCTGATCTGGCCTTACGCAGTTGCACCAGCCGTTGCCGGCGTGCTCTGGCTATTCCTGTTCTCGCCCACCGTCGGTGTCGTCGCAAGACTGCTCTCTTCGATCGGTATTGAATGGAATTCGCTTCTGAACAGCGCACACGCGATGACGCTGATTGTCGTGGCATCCGTCTGGAAGCAGATTTCGTACAACTTCCTGTTCTTTCTGGCCGGACTGCAAAGCATCCCAAAATCATTGACCGAAGCCGCCATTCTTGATGGAGCAGGTCCGTGGAGACGCTTCTGGTCGATCCAGTTCCCGCTTCTGTCGCCTGTCACGTTCTTTTTGCTGGTGATCAACATCGTCTACGCATTCTTTGACACATTTGGAATCATTGACGCCACCACACAAGGTGGACCCGGAAAGGACACGGCCATTCTGGTCTACAAGGTTTACTTCGACGGCTTCAAGGCGATGGATCTCGGCAGTTCAGCCGCACAGTCCGTCATCCTGATGGTGCTTGTAATTGGATTGACTGCAATCCAGTTCAAGTATGTCGAAAAACGGGTCAACTACTGA
- a CDS encoding class I SAM-dependent methyltransferase produces MTHLHGVFLNRFLAKPKSVGALLPSSRHLGRQMAKAVTELPAVESVVEIGAGTGSITRHLQPFNPVVVEIEEAFALLLRQRFPQLDIRHGCGLQFLQSLEQSIGLVISVPLINNPLRDRFIESIRQGHESGHIKWCVIFTYGLSNPLEGTGFACSRRRKWVVANVPPAHVWVYY; encoded by the coding sequence GTGACTCATTTGCACGGCGTCTTCCTCAATCGCTTTCTTGCCAAACCCAAATCAGTTGGAGCCTTGCTGCCTTCGTCGCGTCATCTCGGCAGACAGATGGCCAAAGCCGTCACTGAGCTGCCTGCGGTTGAGTCCGTTGTCGAAATCGGAGCAGGGACTGGTTCGATTACCCGGCATCTGCAGCCATTCAACCCCGTTGTCGTTGAAATTGAAGAGGCATTCGCCCTCCTGCTCAGGCAGCGCTTTCCGCAACTCGACATTCGCCATGGCTGTGGATTGCAATTTTTGCAGTCGCTCGAACAGTCAATTGGCTTGGTCATTTCAGTTCCACTGATCAACAATCCGTTACGCGACAGATTTATCGAGTCAATTCGGCAAGGTCACGAATCTGGACATATCAAATGGTGTGTCATCTTCACTTATGGCCTTTCCAATCCGCTGGAAGGCACCGGGTTTGCCTGTTCGCGTCGACGTAAATGGGTCGTGGCAAACGTGCCGCCAGCTCATGTCTGGGTCTACTACTAG
- a CDS encoding class II aldolase/adducin family protein: MVENGRLVIPSIKDKVSPEEWQARIDLAACYRLVDMYGMSDMMANHISARIPGEEGTYLINPYGLMYDEITASCLIKVDMQGNVIYKPDFGELNYGVNRAGIVIHSAIHEARHDVACVIHTHSWASMAVSSLECGLLPLTQTAMRFLKISYHDYQGVVLNDEEKESLVADLGTGEALILRNHGALTVGRSVGEAFNWMHRLELSCFSQLAAMACNTPMAKVPSAVLEETWNNYQPGTRRPYGLMEWPALLRKLDRTDPSYKT; the protein is encoded by the coding sequence ATGGTAGAGAATGGACGACTCGTCATCCCGAGTATCAAAGACAAGGTTTCACCCGAGGAATGGCAGGCCCGTATCGACCTGGCTGCCTGTTACCGGCTCGTTGACATGTATGGCATGTCCGATATGATGGCTAACCACATTTCGGCACGAATACCGGGTGAGGAAGGAACCTATCTGATCAACCCTTATGGTCTGATGTACGACGAGATCACAGCATCCTGCCTGATTAAAGTCGACATGCAGGGCAATGTGATCTACAAACCGGATTTCGGCGAACTGAACTACGGCGTCAACCGGGCGGGGATCGTTATTCATAGTGCCATTCACGAAGCGCGCCACGATGTCGCCTGCGTGATTCACACCCATAGCTGGGCATCCATGGCCGTGTCTTCGCTGGAATGTGGTTTGTTGCCACTGACACAGACTGCTATGCGGTTTCTCAAAATCAGCTACCATGACTATCAGGGAGTGGTACTCAACGATGAGGAAAAGGAATCGCTTGTTGCAGACCTTGGAACAGGTGAAGCACTGATTCTGCGTAACCACGGTGCACTGACCGTTGGACGATCTGTCGGGGAAGCCTTTAACTGGATGCACCGTCTGGAGCTTTCTTGCTTTTCCCAGCTTGCCGCGATGGCCTGCAACACGCCCATGGCCAAGGTGCCATCAGCAGTGCTGGAGGAGACCTGGAACAATTACCAGCCCGGCACCCGCCGTCCATACGGTCTCATGGAATGGCCAGCGCTGCTGCGAAAGCTTGACCGCACCGACCCGTCCTACAAAACCTGA
- the ugpB gene encoding sn-glycerol-3-phosphate ABC transporter substrate-binding protein UgpB, producing the protein MPTLAAAAVLSLSAPLTAHASTEIVWWHSMQGALGDWVNDIAEDFNKSQNEYVVRPVFKGTYDEAMTSAIAAFRAGQAPHILQVFEVGTATMMASKGVAVPVSQVMTEAGYTFDPGAYIPAVSGYYTAPSGEMMSFPFNSSTTVTWFNLDALEKAGVPTDNLPTTWPQIRAAAQKLKDSGHACPMTTAWQGWTQLESFSTWHNTELATQGNGMNGPNARLVVNSPLHVRHIDNLADMSKNGLFVYKGRGSAPSASFESGECAISFNSSAAYAGIAKNAKFKFAVSPLPYYPDVEGAPQNTVIGGASLWVMSGKDDQDYKGVGTFFNYLSDPQVQSNNHKRTGYLPVTLESFKLTEDSGFYKDNPGTDVSVNQMIRKTTDKSRGIRLGNYVQIRAIEDEELEQVWAGKKTAKQALDAITERGNVLLERFDAAANR; encoded by the coding sequence ATGCCCACTCTGGCCGCCGCCGCAGTACTGTCCCTGTCAGCCCCACTCACCGCGCATGCCTCAACCGAGATCGTGTGGTGGCATTCGATGCAGGGTGCACTGGGTGACTGGGTCAACGACATCGCTGAAGACTTCAACAAATCGCAGAACGAGTACGTCGTGCGCCCTGTTTTCAAGGGGACCTACGATGAAGCCATGACTTCTGCCATTGCGGCATTCCGCGCAGGCCAGGCACCACACATCCTCCAGGTGTTCGAAGTCGGTACGGCGACCATGATGGCTTCCAAGGGCGTTGCTGTTCCGGTCTCGCAAGTCATGACCGAAGCTGGTTACACCTTTGATCCCGGCGCGTATATTCCGGCTGTGTCAGGCTATTACACCGCTCCGAGCGGTGAGATGATGTCCTTCCCGTTCAACAGTTCCACAACCGTTACCTGGTTTAACCTGGATGCACTTGAGAAGGCTGGCGTTCCGACAGACAATCTACCGACCACCTGGCCGCAGATTCGTGCGGCAGCCCAGAAACTCAAGGACAGCGGTCACGCCTGCCCGATGACAACGGCCTGGCAGGGCTGGACCCAGCTCGAGAGCTTCTCCACCTGGCACAACACAGAACTCGCCACACAGGGCAACGGCATGAACGGCCCCAATGCCCGACTGGTCGTCAACTCACCATTGCACGTGCGTCACATCGACAATCTGGCAGACATGTCAAAGAACGGACTGTTCGTCTACAAAGGCCGCGGCAGTGCGCCATCGGCTTCGTTCGAGTCGGGTGAGTGTGCAATTTCGTTCAACTCCTCGGCTGCCTATGCCGGTATCGCCAAGAACGCCAAGTTCAAGTTTGCAGTTTCACCGCTGCCTTACTACCCTGACGTCGAGGGCGCACCGCAAAACACAGTGATCGGTGGCGCCAGTCTGTGGGTCATGAGCGGCAAGGATGATCAGGACTACAAAGGCGTGGGTACCTTCTTCAACTATCTGTCAGATCCACAAGTCCAGTCGAACAACCACAAGCGCACCGGCTATCTGCCTGTAACGCTCGAATCGTTCAAACTGACTGAAGACTCTGGCTTCTACAAGGACAACCCTGGTACGGACGTCTCCGTCAACCAGATGATTCGAAAGACAACCGACAAGTCACGCGGCATCCGTCTGGGTAACTATGTTCAGATCCGTGCCATCGAGGACGAAGAACTTGAACAGGTCTGGGCTGGCAAGAAAACCGCCAAGCAAGCACTAGACGCCATCACCGAGCGCGGCAACGTCCTGCTCGAGCGTTTCGACGCGGCAGCCAATCGCTGA
- a CDS encoding ABC transporter substrate-binding protein: MKVTRRQWLTWSASALATAAVSPAWAQALGKSVAQQQGSRILRIAVPGLSTGGTLATLREQSNVGKRVLPSILEPVIAMDVLGDMSLQPGIAQSWRRINDRVLEVTLRKGVKFHNGDEMTAEDVVFSFGPQAMFGDTQPHRGEAAKTIRTDSAEARRSEGTQCPPEVAAVGRRLWPSLERVELVDDYTVRFVNAVPDMTLEGRLARMGCDVISKRNYLEAGDWQVWAAAPVGTGPFKVKDYKKDQHLLLDKHVEYWGGTPEVDEVHFIVVPEVASRLNGMLAGEYDFATDIPTDQASIIERSGKLEFVGGPILNHQITCFDKQHPVLKDPRVRLALSHAIDRQLIVDMMWDGRTQVPQGLQFEFYGDMFAQDHFAPAYNPDESRRLLKEAGYKGEVIPYRVLNNYYTGQLQKAQIMTEMWREVGLNVEIQMVENWSQIYDGSTQRGIRDWSNSAGYNDPVSSLVNQHGPNGQQQQKGEWSNEEFNRLSAELETSTDPVHRKRVYERMLRIAEYEDPAFMVVHQTAAFYAKRKDIDWKWSPSFYMDFRKGNTTEVSS; the protein is encoded by the coding sequence ATGAAAGTTACTCGTCGCCAATGGTTGACCTGGTCCGCCAGTGCACTGGCCACCGCAGCCGTTTCTCCCGCATGGGCCCAGGCACTGGGCAAGTCTGTTGCTCAGCAACAGGGCAGCCGGATCCTGCGCATTGCTGTTCCCGGTCTCAGCACGGGCGGTACGCTGGCCACTCTGCGTGAGCAAAGCAACGTTGGCAAGCGAGTACTACCCTCGATTCTGGAGCCGGTCATTGCCATGGATGTCCTGGGGGACATGAGTCTGCAACCCGGCATCGCACAGTCCTGGCGTCGTATTAACGATCGCGTGCTCGAGGTGACGTTGCGCAAAGGGGTGAAGTTTCACAACGGTGACGAAATGACAGCTGAAGATGTAGTTTTCAGCTTCGGCCCTCAGGCAATGTTCGGCGACACGCAGCCGCATCGCGGTGAGGCTGCCAAGACGATCCGCACAGACAGTGCCGAGGCGCGCCGTTCAGAAGGGACCCAGTGTCCACCTGAAGTGGCAGCAGTCGGACGTCGACTCTGGCCATCTCTTGAAAGAGTTGAACTCGTTGACGACTATACCGTGAGGTTTGTCAATGCAGTCCCGGATATGACGCTTGAGGGGCGGTTGGCCAGAATGGGTTGTGATGTGATCAGCAAGCGTAACTACCTGGAGGCAGGCGACTGGCAGGTATGGGCGGCTGCACCTGTCGGAACGGGGCCTTTCAAGGTCAAGGATTACAAGAAGGACCAGCATCTGCTTCTGGACAAGCATGTTGAGTACTGGGGCGGCACGCCGGAGGTGGACGAAGTTCATTTCATCGTGGTGCCCGAAGTGGCTTCACGCCTGAACGGAATGCTTGCCGGTGAATACGACTTCGCTACGGACATCCCGACCGACCAGGCGAGCATCATCGAGCGCTCGGGCAAGCTGGAGTTTGTCGGTGGACCGATCCTGAACCATCAGATCACGTGTTTTGACAAGCAACACCCGGTCCTGAAGGATCCCCGGGTCCGACTGGCACTCTCGCATGCGATTGATCGTCAACTCATCGTGGACATGATGTGGGATGGCCGTACGCAGGTCCCGCAGGGCTTGCAGTTCGAGTTCTACGGGGACATGTTTGCGCAGGACCATTTTGCGCCGGCCTACAACCCGGATGAGTCGCGCCGCCTTCTGAAGGAAGCTGGCTACAAAGGTGAAGTCATTCCTTACCGCGTTTTGAACAACTACTACACAGGCCAGTTGCAGAAAGCCCAGATCATGACCGAGATGTGGCGCGAAGTCGGATTGAATGTCGAAATTCAGATGGTGGAGAACTGGTCGCAGATCTACGACGGATCGACTCAGCGTGGTATCCGGGACTGGTCAAACTCGGCAGGCTACAACGATCCGGTCAGCTCTCTGGTGAACCAGCACGGTCCGAATGGGCAGCAGCAACAGAAGGGTGAATGGAGCAACGAGGAGTTCAACCGCCTGTCAGCCGAACTGGAAACGTCAACGGACCCAGTGCATCGCAAGCGTGTCTACGAGCGGATGCTGCGTATTGCCGAGTATGAGGACCCGGCATTCATGGTCGTGCACCAGACAGCGGCCTTCTACGCCAAACGCAAGGATATTGACTGGAAGTGGTCGCCAAGCTTCTACATGGATTTCCGCAAGGGCAACACCACAGAGGTCTCTTCATGA
- the ugpE gene encoding sn-glycerol-3-phosphate ABC transporter permease UgpE, translating to MEKKPWIDVLSHIVLCVGILIVASPIYMALIASTHTAQAMAQWPIPLTPGSHLLQNYADALNGSGSGQSMAVGRMMWVSLVTALGIAIGKIIISLMSAFALVYFNFRFKTLVFWGIFVTLMLPVEVRIVPTFEVVANLGMLNSYAGLTIPLIASATATFLFRQFFKTIPNEIVEAAKMDGAGPIRFLIHILIPLSATSIAALFVIQFIYGWNQYLWPLLISTNEDMYPVVVGIKRMIPAGDAQTEWNIIMATAILAMTPPLLVVMFMQKWFVKGLVESDK from the coding sequence ATGGAAAAGAAGCCCTGGATTGATGTACTGAGCCATATCGTGCTGTGTGTCGGCATTCTGATCGTGGCATCTCCGATCTACATGGCCCTGATTGCCTCCACACACACGGCACAGGCGATGGCACAGTGGCCGATACCGCTCACACCGGGTAGTCACCTTCTGCAAAACTACGCGGATGCACTCAACGGATCTGGATCTGGACAGAGCATGGCTGTGGGTCGAATGATGTGGGTGAGCCTGGTGACAGCGCTTGGCATCGCCATAGGCAAGATCATCATTTCCCTGATGTCGGCGTTTGCTCTGGTGTACTTCAACTTCCGCTTCAAGACTCTGGTTTTCTGGGGGATTTTCGTCACCCTCATGCTGCCGGTCGAGGTACGCATCGTGCCAACCTTTGAAGTGGTTGCGAACCTGGGAATGCTCAACTCCTATGCCGGCCTGACCATTCCACTGATTGCTTCAGCCACGGCAACATTCCTGTTTCGTCAGTTCTTCAAGACGATCCCCAACGAGATCGTGGAGGCCGCGAAAATGGACGGAGCCGGACCAATCCGCTTTCTGATCCACATCCTGATCCCGCTATCGGCCACCAGCATTGCCGCTCTGTTCGTCATCCAGTTCATCTACGGGTGGAACCAGTATCTGTGGCCACTACTGATCAGCACCAATGAAGACATGTATCCAGTGGTCGTCGGAATCAAACGCATGATTCCCGCTGGTGATGCCCAGACGGAATGGAACATCATCATGGCCACTGCGATCCTCGCGATGACACCTCCTCTTCTAGTCGTGATGTTCATGCAGAAATGGTTTGTCAAAGGCCTGGTCGAGTCCGATAAATAA
- the ugpQ gene encoding glycerophosphodiester phosphodiesterase, giving the protein MKQKDWPYPQWIAHRGAGLHAPENTLAAFRYGYQAGYRMFECDAKLTADHQIILLHDATLDRTTNGTGLASEVSWDQAQRLDAGQWHSTLYAGEPVATLDRLNAFCQANDCMLNIEIKPVPGHELITGTLIAQAACAAWQECEIKPLLSSFSVDALRAAMEAAPELARAQLMHTLRPQWQSTVNELQCHALICNHEIVSADIVGSVHEMGMRCLSYTVNDELTARRLINLGIDGLITDEVERFDPRNGFKSI; this is encoded by the coding sequence ATGAAACAGAAAGACTGGCCGTACCCTCAATGGATTGCGCACCGCGGTGCAGGACTGCACGCCCCCGAAAACACATTGGCGGCGTTTCGTTATGGATATCAAGCGGGCTACAGGATGTTCGAGTGCGACGCCAAGCTCACAGCAGATCACCAGATCATCCTGCTGCACGACGCCACGCTGGACCGCACCACCAATGGCACCGGGCTGGCCAGCGAAGTCAGCTGGGATCAGGCCCAACGACTCGATGCCGGTCAGTGGCACAGCACCCTGTACGCTGGGGAACCGGTTGCAACGCTGGACAGACTGAACGCATTCTGTCAGGCCAATGACTGTATGCTGAACATCGAAATCAAACCAGTTCCCGGTCACGAGCTGATCACCGGCACATTGATTGCACAAGCTGCCTGCGCCGCTTGGCAAGAATGCGAAATCAAGCCGCTGCTGAGTTCGTTTAGCGTCGATGCATTGCGTGCGGCAATGGAAGCTGCACCCGAGCTCGCTCGCGCGCAGTTGATGCACACACTTCGTCCGCAGTGGCAATCGACTGTGAATGAACTGCAATGTCATGCGCTGATCTGCAACCACGAAATCGTGTCGGCTGATATCGTGGGTAGCGTGCATGAAATGGGCATGCGCTGTCTGTCCTACACCGTCAACGATGAACTGACGGCTCGACGTCTGATTAATCTGGGTATCGACGGACTGATCACCGACGAAGTGGAGCGTTTTGATCCACGAAATGGCTTCAAATCGATCTGA
- a CDS encoding ABC transporter ATP-binding protein: MSAIEFVHVNKIYGDRARPAFQAIHDFNATIKPSELVVIVGPSGCGKSTLLRMVAGLESISEGQVIINGHVVNDLDPSRRNIAMVFQNYALYPHMSVKANMAYALKIAGMKQSEIDLRVQEAASILGLNEMLERKPRELSGGQRQRVAMGRAIVRQPAAFLFDEPLSNLDAKLRVHTRLEIQKLHRRLAVTMLFVTHDQIEAMTLADRMIVMNGGRIEQFDTPEVVYNRPATMFVAGFIGSPAMNLLHHVPGIPQGKVLGIRPEHVTLQPSDFDPDVQRFSGLRAMVETIELLGAERLVHARLGDEPLVIRLDAAAPPPVIGDSVRIQIATHLIHWFDAASGLRIEP; this comes from the coding sequence ATGTCAGCGATCGAATTCGTTCATGTCAACAAGATTTATGGTGACCGGGCCAGACCTGCTTTTCAGGCCATTCATGATTTCAACGCCACGATCAAGCCATCTGAACTGGTCGTGATTGTGGGCCCCTCTGGTTGTGGAAAATCGACACTGCTCAGGATGGTCGCAGGGCTGGAAAGCATCAGTGAAGGCCAGGTCATCATCAATGGACATGTCGTCAACGACCTCGATCCATCCAGACGCAACATTGCGATGGTGTTCCAGAACTATGCGCTCTATCCACACATGAGTGTCAAGGCCAACATGGCATACGCGCTGAAGATTGCCGGGATGAAGCAGTCCGAGATTGACCTGCGTGTACAGGAAGCAGCCAGCATTCTGGGATTGAATGAAATGCTCGAGCGCAAGCCGCGCGAACTATCGGGTGGCCAGCGACAGCGGGTCGCAATGGGAAGGGCAATCGTCAGACAGCCTGCCGCCTTTCTGTTTGATGAGCCGCTGTCGAACCTTGATGCAAAACTCCGAGTCCATACCCGGCTGGAGATCCAGAAACTGCACCGGCGCCTGGCGGTCACCATGCTGTTTGTCACGCATGACCAGATCGAGGCCATGACGCTGGCTGACCGCATGATCGTCATGAATGGCGGCAGGATCGAGCAATTTGACACGCCTGAAGTCGTCTATAACCGACCGGCAACCATGTTTGTAGCGGGATTCATCGGGTCACCCGCCATGAACCTGCTTCACCATGTTCCGGGCATACCGCAAGGCAAGGTACTGGGAATAAGACCCGAGCACGTGACGCTGCAGCCCTCTGATTTCGATCCGGACGTGCAAAGGTTCTCAGGCCTGCGCGCCATGGTCGAAACCATCGAATTGCTGGGTGCAGAACGCCTTGTTCACGCGCGACTGGGAGACGAGCCACTCGTCATTCGACTGGATGCGGCTGCTCCCCCTCCTGTCATCGGTGACTCGGTCCGGATCCAGATCGCCACACATCTCATACACTGGTTCGATGCTGCAAGCGGCCTCCGGATCGAACCTTGA